DNA from Halomonas sp. GFAJ-1:
TTGCTAAAATCCGGCATCGCTTACAGCGTCTTATTGACCAGCGCGCCGAGCACATTGGCCTGCAGAAGCACGCCCTAATTGAGCAAGTGCAGGCACTGCAAAACGATAGCGAACAACCGCTGGCGAAACGCATTATTCAAACCAAGCAGCTTCAGCAGCAGTGGCGTCAACTGGGCCGCGCCCCTAAAGGCGAAGAACAGGCACTCTGGAAAACGTTCCGCCACGCCTGCGACCAGCTATTTGCCCAGCGCGATGCTCATAAGAACGAACAAGCGGCACGCCAGCAACAGCAGCTGGATGATATGCAAACGCTGATTGATCAAATGGACAGCTGGCAACCCGCCCATGCCGACGAAGCCGACACCCTGGAGGATTATCTCAAACGCGCCAGCCAGCTTGAGCCACTGCCCCGCAATCGCCGTACTGATGGTATGCAGCGGCGTTTAAGCGGTATTGTGCGCGCCAGGCGTGAGCGTTTAGGTCGCCTTGCCGTAGCGGCTACTGTGCAGCAGTGGCAAGCCCTGCTCCCGCTGGTGAAAGCACACCTAACCGCCGACCAGCAGGCGCTAGCAGGTGAAACCGCAGAGGATGTAGATGCCCCTTCGCTGCTCAGCACTGAGCTGCCCGCCATCTTTGCTGGCGCCCATCAACAGCGCAATCAATCACGGCGAGCCACCTCTGCACCGCCCTCTCAAGCGCAATTAGCCGCGCTGGAAGATGACCTTGCCCGCTTGCGCGTACATCTTTCGCTTTTAGCGCTAGGTAGCGTTAAACAGCGCGATGAACCGCTCCGGCTAGCCATCCAGGTAGAGCGCTTAAACGAAGGGCTACATACTGAGCGTAGCCGCGCAGAGGAAATTATCGAGGTGTTGGCAACACTGCTTGCGCTAGGCCCAATACCGCTAACGCTTTGGGAAAAAGAAGTGGAAGAGTTTGATAGCCTGTTAAGCCGTTTAGCGCACGTACCCCACCCTTAATGCGCTGGCAGCCTGCAACGCAGCGACGATAACGACAACGGGAGGCAAGCGCCTCCCGTTGTCAGTCCCCTTAGCTTTTCTGAACGTTACCCTTCAAGTAACCGCTACTTCTAACGATAGCGTTACTCCTTAGCCCATGAATTGACCACCGTTGATATCAATGTTGGCGCCGGTAATAAAACCAGACTCTTTATCCGCCAGGAAAGTCACCAAACGGCCAATTTCTTCTGGCGTGCCATAGCGCTTCACTGGGATTGTTTCGCGAATGGCTTCGCGGACTTTTTCTGGAATACTCATAATCATGTCGGTAGCAATGTAGCCAGGCGAAACGGTATTTACCGTAATGCCTTTTGTCGCCGTTTCTTGAGCAAGCGACATGGTAAGCCCATGCATACCCGCCTTGGCTGCCGCATAATTCACCTGACCAAATTGGCCCTTGCGACCATTAATCGACGAAATATTGATGATGCGTCCGTAACCATGCTCCAGCATCATTTCAATAACGCTGCGGCAGGTGTTAAACACACTGTTAAGATTCGTATCGATGACCTGATGCCACTGATCAAACGACATCTTTTTCATCGTGCCATCACGGGTAATGCCTGCACAGTTAACCAGCACGCTAATAGGCCCATGTTTATCATGGATCTCGCGAGCCGCTTCTAGGCAAGCATCGTGGTCGGAAAGATCAACACCGGATAACACGATGTTGTTATAACCATCGGCTTGCTGGGTTTCCAGCCAGGTTTTAGCCTTATCAGGGTTGCGATACCCCGACACGACCAAATAACCAGCATCCGCTAATGATCGGCAAATTGCCGTTCCGATTCCACCAGTTCCACCAGTTACCCAGGCGACGGGGGCTTGATTGGCCATTGACTACCTCCCTGATATGACAAATGGCTTGGACTGTAAGCTATGTTGCAGCGCCGCAAGCCATTCTAAATAAGCGCAGAAGCACTTCTATCACTCATAGTACGTCGCTGTTTTTCTTGTGCGACCTACCAACAGTAAGCTTTTTATTATGCTTAATGAAAGCATAGCTCTACTCGCTTAATGTTGCAGCACGATGAAAGTCTCAACCTGCCTTTCTAGCGTTTTATGCAGAGGGTTGACTTACGATGAAAAATGCGTAGAATACGCAACACGTTGATGCGGGGTGGAGCAGTCTGGTAGCTCGTCGGGCTCATAACCCGAAGGTCATCGGTTCAAATCCGGTCCCCGCTACCAATATTTTGAAAGGCAGATCAGTTACTTACTGATCTGCCTTTTTTGTGTTTGTTTGTTGGCTAACTTCCTGTGACACATCTGTGAAGTATATGTGACACATTGGCTTTTTTCTCTTCCTCAGAAATTTTTTCCTACGACCTTCAGGCAACAAGCTGCCTCATCTCTTTGCGCTCTTTTATCTCTCCCTGTCGTCATCAAATTCGAGCAAATCCCCTACCCCACAGTTGAACAACTTGCATAGCTTATCCAGCGCGTCTAACTCAATGCGCTGAGCTGTTTCTTTATAAAGCAGCGTGATGGTATTGCGGTTCAAACCCGTTTCACGCGCCACATCCACGATCTTCATTTTGCGCTCACCCATCAGGCGCGCAAGATGACAACGAACCATCAAAAACCTCCTTAAAACATTTTTTGTCATCCAGAATGGCAAAAAACACTTGCAAATGGCTTTTTGCCGTCTAAAATGTCACTCAGGATGACATTCTGATATTTGGAATGCCTTTTAGTCACTCAGAATACCACCCCTCATGGAGGTTTTCGATGGAAGCATCATATACCTACCTAACGACCGAAGAGCTTGCTCAGCGCATTAAGTACGACTGCCGCACCATCCGCCAGCAATTAAAAGATAGCGTTCTTATTGAGGGTACCCACTACATCAAGCCATTTGGCCGCCGCAAAATTTTGTTCCTTTGGGAAGCCGTTGAAAAAGAAATGCTGAAGGCGACCCATAAAAACCTATCCATTCCGATGGCCAACGGAGGCTTTAGTCATGGGTAAAGTCCGCCAACGTAAAGAGACAGGTAAGCTCTACCTAGACTTTTTTTATCAAGGCTTGCGGCTGCGTGAACAAACCGCGCTGAAAGACACACCTGCCAACCGAAAAAAAGTAGAGTAACTGCTTGCAAAGGTAGAAGCCAAAATCCTGCTAGATGACTTCGATTACGCCGAGTTTTTTCCTGGCAGCAAAAACTTAAAAAAACTGGCGCCTATGCAGGCTGATCTCAACTCCACAGTGGCTATGCAAACTACTGAGAGCATATCGCAGAAGGTAGAAACACCACTCTTCAACGACTTTGCTGAGCAGTGGTTTGAGGAAAGCAAAATCCAGTGGCGTGCTTCCCACGTGCGCAATGTGCGCTCGATCTTGGATAGCTCGCTGAAGCCCGAATTCGGTAAAAAGCCCATTGGTGATATCACCAAGGCCGACATCATGGGGTTTCGCGCCAAGCTGGCCAAGCGCAAAGGGCGTGGCACCACGGGGCTCGTATCGCCAAAGACCATCAACAGCCATATGACCATTCTTCGCATGGTGCTGGATGAAGCTGCCGAGCGATTCGATTTCGAGACGCCCTACAAAAACATTAAGCCGTTAAAACTGCAGAAGACGCACATCGAGCCGTTCTCGCTCCACGAAGTCCACCGCATCATTGATAACGTGCGCCCCGACTATCGTAACTATTACACGGTGCGCTTTTTTACTGGCATGCGTACTGGGGAGGTCGATGGGTTGAAGTGGAAGAACGTGGATTTCGCCAAACGAGAAATCTTGGTGCGTGAGACGTTGATAAATGGCGAAACGGAATACACCAAGACCGATGGCTCCCAGCGTGAAATCCCCATGTTTGGGCAGGTATATGACGCCTTAAAAACGCAGTACGCCGCTACCGGGCATAAAAGCGCGTATGTGTTCTGCAATCAACTGGGGCAGCCGCTTGATCACAATAACGTGACGAAGCGCGTGTGGTATCCACTGCTACGGTCACTTGGGCTGGCCAAACGTCGCCCGTACCAAACGCGCCATACCGCTGCGACGCTGTTTCTGGCCTCGGGTGAGAACCCAGAGTGGGTAGCGCGCATGTTAGGTCACAGCTCAACCGAGATGCTGTTTAAGGTCTATTCGCGCTATGTGCCTAATGCCACACGTATGGACGGCTCTGCTTTTGAGCGTTTATTAGGTAATGCCACGTCCACCAAGCCCGAGAAGGAGCACCGCCATGAAACGGCCTAATCAACAAGCTCCAGCACACCTGTCTCGCACTTTTACGGGCACTTATCGCCTTACGGGACGCGTGGTGGAGTTCGACAATGCAAAAACGCCTTTTCTAAAGCTTCGGCTAAGCGACTGCGAAGGTGATCGTATCGCAATGCTGAATTTGGCTAAGACACACGTACCTGAGCGCATTGGCCATTTGGATTTTGTTACTGCTTCAGGAGTAAAGTGCTTATCAGGCCAATTCCTAATTGATGAGTTCCGCAAGGCGACCCGTGAGGAAGTCCACTCACTGGACACGCTACAATCGCTACCACGTGTGTACGCCCCCGCACCAGCGGTGTTCGCTACGTGACGCCCGCTGACCGGCATCAAGGTGTCGATCGAGAACGCCTTGAACATCGCAAAGCGGTTTATGAAAGAGCTAAACGTCGGCATCCACAGCGTTGGTCGGGGAGCACCCGAAACTGGGAGGTACCCGGTTCGGTAGCGCTCAACCCTGGCAAGCTTCAGGAAGTCGAGCGTAATAAACAGGCTGCTTAGAGGCAGCCATTTGGACAACTAGGTTGAAAATCACCGATATGTTTGTTTCGTTTTTGTAGCGTCTCCTGCATGAGGAAATGCAGGATACTGACGGTTGATCAAGGGATCTTGACGAATGGCTTTCGCCAGATCATCTAGCGAGGCAAGGGTGGGATTTTGCCGCCATCGAGCCAGAATGTCTTTTGATTCAGGATGGTGAAATTCATTAACCAGGTTGCCAATCGCGACGATCTGGTGATCCAATCCAAGCGTCCAAAAAGCCAGTTCCAGAGCATCACTGAGATCATGATGGGCAGCCCATTGGCATATATCGCGATAGGGGTGACCAAAGCGCGCTATTTGATTATCTGTGCTTTTATCATCGTTTTTGACTGCTGACGTGTACGCTACCATCGCTACCTATTCTTTCTTATGTAGAAAGTTACTATATATCTAACAAATATATAGATAATAGTGATAGCTACCAATATCTATTGATACCAAGCACAAGAAGTCAGAAGTCAGAAGTCAGAAGTCAGGAATAGTCTGTTAAAGCTTTCTAATAAGATGCTGTATCCAAAGATCGAGTTTTGCCGCTTGGGTGCTGCACGAACTCAGTGAGAAAACCATGGCTGCCATTTTAAAGCCTACCAAGGATGCGTGCTTCTCAGCAAGAGACAGATGTACCAACGCATTGAGCTGTGGCGCTGGCAAGTTTCGCGTTACCCGGTTGCCTGCTCGTTTCTGATAACCCATAGTGCGGCCTGCAAGTCTGCTTCAAGCATGTCAGTGGTGTCACTTAATCTATCGAAGATGCCGCTGGCAAGGTTTTTTGCGTATCAAGAAAGCACCCTTGAGTCATCATATCCAGTGCAGCCTCAACCTCTGCCAGCCGTGGTAGCCGCTGTGTACCATCAGCACCGGGTAAGGCCCAGCTTGACTTCAGCCAGCCCTACGCGCAACACGCAGAGGCACCCTAAGGCAACTTCCAACCCACCGCCTAACGCTGTGCCATGCATCACCGCAATAACCGATTTTATACAGCTCTCGATGCGTAAAATCACATCGGGTAATAACGGAGCTCGGGTGGGTTTTCCAAACTCGTTAATATCTGCACCAGCAATAAAGGTACGTACCTTAGCCAACAGCACCAGTACCTTCGCCTGCAGATCAGCCTCTGCCTGCTCAAAAGCCGCCATTAAACCGCTGCGCACCGCATAGCTGAGAACATTAACAGACGGGATAGAGATGCAAAACAACCTCCACTCTGTCATAACGCTTATAGGTAACGCAGGCGGTCATAGTAGTCTCTCCGGTGATGAGGGTGCCGTATGATCAACATGCCTCGTGCGCTGCATAGCCCAACACGCGCTATAAATCCCTACCAGAGCGGTGAAGCCGACGATGTCTGTCGTCAGGCCAGGGTAGATCAGTAGCATTGCCGTTAACAGCAGGAATAGGCGCGCAACATAGCCAATGATCCCCACACGATAGAGATAACCTTCCATCGCGGCGGCCACCAGCCAGATGGCGACAAAGGCGGTGATGGACGACAAAACAATGCGCAGCGGGTCACCCTGCAAAATCAGCGCGGGGTTGAGAACAAACAGGAAAGGCAACACAAACAGAATACCCCCCAGGCGCACGGCATGCAGACTGGTTTTCGTATTGTTGGCACCGGCCACGCCCGCCGCGGTAATCGCTGCCAATGCCACCGGTGGCGTAATGTACGAAAGCATGCCCCAGTAGAGAATAAACAAATGGCTACCCAGCGGGTTAAGCCCTGCCGAAACCAGTGCTGGTGCCAGCAGAATGGAGAGGAAAATGTAGCACGCGCTAACCGTCATCCCCATACCAAGCACAAAACTAGTGATCGCACCGGCCGCCAACATTAGCGGAATACTACCGTCGGCATAAAGCAGCAGCTCACGCGAAAATGAGCCCGCCACGCCGGTATAGGAAAGACCGCCCACCACCAACCCGATGCCCGCCAACACTGCCACCAGATTGCCCACGCTTTTCGCGAGCTGAAAAAAGAAATCCAGCCCTTTTTGCACATTCATTCGTT
Protein-coding regions in this window:
- a CDS encoding transcriptional regulator, which gives rise to MVRCHLARLMGERKMKIVDVARETGLNRNTITLLYKETAQRIELDALDKLCKLFNCGVGDLLEFDDDRER
- a CDS encoding beta-ketoacyl-ACP reductase (catalyzes the conversion of 3-hydroxyacyl-CoA to 3-oxyacyl-CoA); this encodes MANQAPVAWVTGGTGGIGTAICRSLADAGYLVVSGYRNPDKAKTWLETQQADGYNNIVLSGVDLSDHDACLEAAREIHDKHGPISVLVNCAGITRDGTMKKMSFDQWHQVIDTNLNSVFNTCRSVIEMMLEHGYGRIINISSINGRKGQFGQVNYAAAKAGMHGLTMSLAQETATKGITVNTVSPGYIATDMIMSIPEKVREAIRETIPVKRYGTPEEIGRLVTFLADKESGFITGANIDINGGQFMG